Genomic DNA from Pelosinus sp. UFO1:
ATTCTCGCGCTCAGGTGTTTCCATGCTATAATTGCCTTTGTTAATAGGTACAATTTCCGCCAAACTACCATCTCCTAAGATTAATTTTCAGGTAAAAACCGGCTTTTTAAACTTTCAAATTTTTCGATTGCATTTATATAATCATCCGGTCTGCCAATATCAAGCCAGCAACCATTAAAACGCTCTACATATGCGGGATTACCGCCAGAGATTAAATCAATCATTAAATGATCAAAACCATAGAATTGACCATCAGGAATATATTCCAATATTTTTTTATTAGCAATATAGATTCCCATACTAACATTGTATTTTGTAACTGGTTTTTCCTTAAATCCATACAATCTATTGGTATCATCAATTTCAAGCACTCCATACTCAGAGGTTTGCTCACGTTGATGTGCCGAGATAGTGAAGATACTTTTCCTAGCAAGGTGTTGATTAAAGAGTGCGTTATAATCGAGATCTGTCAAGATATCGCCATTCATTATCAAAAAATCATCCGGTAATTCATTGATCAATTTCAATGGTCCCATAGTACTCAACGGTTTGTTTTCAAGTGAATAATCTATCTCTATCCCCCATCTGTCACCATTACCAAAGAAAGTCTTAATTAATTCCGCTTGATGATTGACAGCCAACGTCACATGATTAAATTTGTAATAAGCCAATTGCCGAATAATGACTTCTAATATAGGATATTCACCTATTGGCATAAGTGGTTTAGGTAAAACTACCGTATACGGCCTAAGTCTTGTTCCTTTTCCCCCTGCCAGTATAATAGCTCTCTTAGACATTATACATACCCACCTTGTACTTTTTCAGATTCTCAGTAATAGTAAACCACTCTACTGTATGTTTAAGTCCTCGCTTAAATCCTTCTCTATCACCATAAAGTGGTGTCCATCCCAATAAATCCTTAGCCTTCTTATTAGCAGCCCATAGACGTTCCACTTCACTTTTCTCTGGGCGCAATCTGACAACATCTGTTTCGATAGTAATATCTGCCCCCATCACTTCAGCTATTAGTTGAACAGTATCGCCTATTGATACCTCATAGTTGCTGCCAATATTAATAACCTCTCCTATTGACCTATCTGATTCTGCACAAGCTATAAATCCGCGAACAGTGTCTAATACATAATTAAAATCCCTAGTAGGATGAATAGAACCTAATTTAAGATTCCGTTGCCCACTGGCAATTTGGGTAATGATAGTAGGAATCACTGCCCTAGCTGACTGGCGTGGCCCATACGTATTAAATGGACGAATAATCGAAACTGGAGTGTCAAAAGAATGATAAAAAGACATTGCGATTTGATCCGCACCAATTTTACTTGCCGAATATGGGGATTGCCCTTTTAGCGGATGATCCTCTGTAATAGGCACAAATTGGGCGGTACCATAAACCTCACTTGTTGATGTATGAACTACCTTTTCTACTCCTAACTCTCGTGCAGCCTGTACAATATTAAGGGTACCTTTTATATTTGTATCTACATAGGTGTCTGGGGAATGATAAGAATAAGGTATAGCAATGAGTGCTGCTAAATGTAGCACTATATCACAACCCTGCATTGCTGTCTTTACTCCATGGGGATCACGAATATCTCCGGTATGGACTTCGATTTGATCCTTAATATTTTGCGGAGCAGAATCCAGCCACCCCCAGGAATTAAATGAGTTATACAAAACAAAAGCCTTTACATCATGTCCTTGACGCACAAGCTCCTCAGTAAGATGAGAACCAATAAAACCGTCAGCTCCGGTTACTAAAATTTTCTTCCCTTTTATATTCATCATTAAATCCTTCCCAAGATAGATTAAATTCAAATTATATTATTTCATTATATTGAGTTTGATTCCATTCCCGTGAAAGGAATGGTTTTCATAAGCCTGCTGAATAGCAATTTCTTTACGTCCTGCCATCATTTTTTTAGTAATACTTGAACAATTGTCATTTAATATTTGCTGGCTCTCGTTTTCACTGACAGTAATTTGGCTAAATAATTCCTTCAATTTGTCTTTAATTTCCGGTTTACAATGATCAATATCAAACTCACCTTGCAGAGACATAATGCTCTCCATTATTATTTGTTTCTGAGCAACTAATTCAGTAGCCATATTTAGCTTTTCTTCTTTGATTGCATTCAGTTGTTCAATCGATAATCGTTGGAGATTACTATAATGCTTTATAAAAAGCAATTCCTTGTCTTCCTGTTGCATTTTCATCCCCCCATTAAGGTGCAATAGACGACTTATTTTTTAAAATAATACTGTCCCAAGCTTCTTTTAAAGTGGACAACAATTCAATAACCTCATCCACCTTCTCAGCGTCTTTATTTACATTGGCTTCCACTAAACGTTCAAGCATATACAAATATAAATTGCGTAAATTAGAAGCAATTTCACCAGCATTTAAATTCAATGTCCCATTTAGTTCTCTGATAATATCCTGTGCCTTTATTAAAGAGTTATGGGCTCCATTGATGTTCTTTTGGGTAATACTATTTTGCGCGATACGCAAATTTTTCAAAGCCCCATCATAGAGCATGATAATGAGTCTACCTTGACTTGCCGTTTCTACCTGCATGCGCTTATAGTGGGCATAAGGATTATCAGCCATTGTACATTTTCCCCCTAACATTTTCAATACAACGATAAAGCAGATCTTCTACTGATTTCGAACCTTCAATAATTGTTTTATAATAAAGAGAATAATCGTCTATTGCATTGCTAAAATTATCATTTGCTAAATACTCTGCCTCATGAGTTCGGGTAAAGACACTATGTAACTCCCTTTTAGCAAACCATTCAGCTGCTTCACGTATATGTTGCTCTTTCTCAAACTTTTCGTATATTTTACCAACTGCCTTTAAATGCTGTTGCATTTTTTTTGCTTGCCTATTCGTGCATGCCTTTTCCAACGCAATTAGATGCTTAATAGCCTTATTTGCATCAGCAATAGTCTTTTTTGTGTCTTTTAGACGCAGTTCTAGTTTTTCCAGTATAGGTTCCATAGTAGGTACTTTAAATGAATCTTGTGCTTCCTTGATAATTCCTTGTACATCGACTGTTTTCCGACAATATTGAGCAAGCACCTCATGTAACGTCATCAGCTTTGTACCTTCAATAAATGCCCCACCTTCTGTAGCATTGATATATTCACGTTCGGGATTGCTCTTGATCCAATGTTGAAAAAAAGTAAGGAACTGATAAAATGGTCGATCTGTAAGGAGCTGACCTCCATCATTTGCTTTTACATAAAAATATTTAAGGCTTTCACCACCTGAATAAACATCCGTTTCATAGCTTGTCCCAGCTGCATGAGAATGTCCATCTCTTGCATATGCTAAATCCTGCCCGACTAAAATGATAGGATTCCCACCCATTTTATAAGCCGCCACTAGAGCATTATTGGCAACCGATCCCCCGCTTTCAATTTTCCCTTTGTCTTCTATACTATCGCCAAACCATTTCAGCATCGCCATGTCCCCTGAAACAAATATCGGTCCCTGGTAACTTTCCAAAACCATATGACAAGATTGTACTTCAGCAACCAAGGCGGCTCCTCCCGTATCCACTCCTTTAAAATGCCTGTCATAATTCGTCACTTCAGGATGAACACTAAAAATAAAATCCGGCTCAATTTTCCATTTCTTCAATGCTTTAACAGCTGTCCCAACAGCCAAAATAGCCGCTTTACCTTTTGCTTCTTTTAATAGCTGAATATTTTTGTTTAAGGATGGTCCTGCTGATACAACAATAACCGGCATACCTTCTAATCGATTAAACAAGGAAGATACCCCCGGATGAGTACAATAATCCGCTAGATTCAAGAGCGTATTGGACACAAAATCCGGGCCCATTGTAATTATTGTTTTCAAATTAATTAGTTTCGTACTCACAGCATCTCTAATACATTTCATCGACTGATAATAAACATCAGAGTATACTGTCTGGTGTCCCAGCAATCCGGTCATAACAAACTCACTATACTTGGCTTCATCATAAATAGCAAAGAGAGAATGTTGAATTTTCTGAGCGGAATCGCCTAGAATAAGATTTACACGAGCAGAAAGGATCAGATGACGTAAATCTCGGCTAGCCATTGCTGCAAAAAATAACTCCCGGTCAGGTTCGATAATGCATAATGGATTTCTATCATCCACTGTTTCCAGTAATGCCTCTACCAAATATCCCAGGGCAAATCCATATACAACAATAACCTTCCCTGGTTCAGTAGAAACACTATCAGCAATTTTCTTGGCTTCTTTCACTGGATCAACAGAACTGTGCAGAAAAACCCATTTATCATCTGATGATTTAACCCTTGCAGTCGGTAGTCCTACACGGCTATTCATGATTTCAATCCGTTCTAGATTGCCTGCAGATTCAAACTTATCCATGCCATAGCGTTCCTTAAACGCAGCCCAGTTCTTCTCTTCCCATCTACTTCGCGTTTCGTGTGTCACTCTACATTACCCTTTCTTCATATCGTCCTTGCACTATTGCTAACATTTCTTGAGAAATGCAGATGGCAGGCATCAAATCATATTCAATAATATCTGTTAACAATGAATAATCTTCATTGTCAGTTGCCTCAACTATACTGGTAAAAATCTGACCCAAATGATCAAACAACGATAAAATCGACATTTTTTCACACAAAATCTCAGAAAAATCGATCTTTAGTAAAACCGCGGCAGACTTCAACAATTTTTGATAATAATCTAGTCCTTCCATAATCTGAGTCAACGTCTCCAATGATTGCGACCTATCAGCTGTATGAAACATAACCGATAACTCTTGGCACCCCTGTTCAACCTTATATAAATAATTTTTCATATCCCCTAGTAAAACGCCCAACTCTTCAAGCTGTTTTCTACT
This window encodes:
- a CDS encoding nucleotidyltransferase family protein, which codes for MSKRAIILAGGKGTRLRPYTVVLPKPLMPIGEYPILEVIIRQLAYYKFNHVTLAVNHQAELIKTFFGNGDRWGIEIDYSLENKPLSTMGPLKLINELPDDFLIMNGDILTDLDYNALFNQHLARKSIFTISAHQREQTSEYGVLEIDDTNRLYGFKEKPVTKYNVSMGIYIANKKILEYIPDGQFYGFDHLMIDLISGGNPAYVERFNGCWLDIGRPDDYINAIEKFESLKSRFLPEN
- a CDS encoding NAD-dependent 4,6-dehydratase LegB, producing the protein MMNIKGKKILVTGADGFIGSHLTEELVRQGHDVKAFVLYNSFNSWGWLDSAPQNIKDQIEVHTGDIRDPHGVKTAMQGCDIVLHLAALIAIPYSYHSPDTYVDTNIKGTLNIVQAARELGVEKVVHTSTSEVYGTAQFVPITEDHPLKGQSPYSASKIGADQIAMSFYHSFDTPVSIIRPFNTYGPRQSARAVIPTIITQIASGQRNLKLGSIHPTRDFNYVLDTVRGFIACAESDRSIGEVINIGSNYEVSIGDTVQLIAEVMGADITIETDVVRLRPEKSEVERLWAANKKAKDLLGWTPLYGDREGFKRGLKHTVEWFTITENLKKYKVGMYNV
- a CDS encoding flagellar protein FliT, translated to MQQEDKELLFIKHYSNLQRLSIEQLNAIKEEKLNMATELVAQKQIIMESIMSLQGEFDIDHCKPEIKDKLKELFSQITVSENESQQILNDNCSSITKKMMAGRKEIAIQQAYENHSFHGNGIKLNIMK
- the fliS gene encoding flagellar export chaperone FliS, with protein sequence MADNPYAHYKRMQVETASQGRLIIMLYDGALKNLRIAQNSITQKNINGAHNSLIKAQDIIRELNGTLNLNAGEIASNLRNLYLYMLERLVEANVNKDAEKVDEVIELLSTLKEAWDSIILKNKSSIAP
- a CDS encoding motility associated factor glycosyltransferase family protein: MTHETRSRWEEKNWAAFKERYGMDKFESAGNLERIEIMNSRVGLPTARVKSSDDKWVFLHSSVDPVKEAKKIADSVSTEPGKVIVVYGFALGYLVEALLETVDDRNPLCIIEPDRELFFAAMASRDLRHLILSARVNLILGDSAQKIQHSLFAIYDEAKYSEFVMTGLLGHQTVYSDVYYQSMKCIRDAVSTKLINLKTIITMGPDFVSNTLLNLADYCTHPGVSSLFNRLEGMPVIVVSAGPSLNKNIQLLKEAKGKAAILAVGTAVKALKKWKIEPDFIFSVHPEVTNYDRHFKGVDTGGAALVAEVQSCHMVLESYQGPIFVSGDMAMLKWFGDSIEDKGKIESGGSVANNALVAAYKMGGNPIILVGQDLAYARDGHSHAAGTSYETDVYSGGESLKYFYVKANDGGQLLTDRPFYQFLTFFQHWIKSNPEREYINATEGGAFIEGTKLMTLHEVLAQYCRKTVDVQGIIKEAQDSFKVPTMEPILEKLELRLKDTKKTIADANKAIKHLIALEKACTNRQAKKMQQHLKAVGKIYEKFEKEQHIREAAEWFAKRELHSVFTRTHEAEYLANDNFSNAIDDYSLYYKTIIEGSKSVEDLLYRCIENVRGKMYNG